A stretch of DNA from Prochlorococcus marinus str. SB:
TCAAAACTTCCTCAGCTCTTATTTGGATATCGGTTGCTTGACCTCTTGCTCCGCTTATAGGTTGATGCAAAACAATAGAAGCATGTGGAAGAGCGGCTCTTTGTCCTTTAGTGCCAGATGAAAGAATAACTGCAGCAGTCCCCATTGCTTGTCCGATACATATCGTGTGAACTGGAGGCTTAATGTAGCTTATTGTATCGCAGATAGCGAAAGCTTCTGTTTCAAAACCTACAGCGTCACCAGTGTACCAACTTGTCCCAGTTGAATTGATATAGAAATAGATTGGTTTTTCTGGATCCTCAAACTCTAAATAAAGAAGTTGAGCAATGATTAGCTCAGTGACATCCATTCCTAGTTGTCTTTTCGCATCATCATCTGAAAATAATGGTAAGCC
This window harbors:
- a CDS encoding ATP-dependent Clp protease proteolytic subunit, with amino-acid sequence MTVSAPYYGENTVMRTPPPDLPSLLLKERIVYLGLPLFSDDDAKRQLGMDVTELIIAQLLYLEFEDPEKPIYFYINSTGTSWYTGDAVGFETEAFAICDTISYIKPPVHTICIGQAMGTAAVILSSGTKGQRAALPHASIVLHQPISGARGQATDIQIRAEEVLKNKKSMLEILSRNTGKTIEELSKDSDRMSYLNPQEALDYGVIDRILTSQKDLPNKI